CTGAGCTCCACCTAATACCGTCAAGAACATTGATTTCGCATTTGGGGACATGGAATGCTTCACCAAGGCAAGCTAGAGTGCTAGAAATGTCAACTCATTTTGTCGAGAACCCACTAAAATGGGTATTATGTTCTATTTATTCTTTAGACAACTAACAAGAACTTGAGGGACTTTCGAGATTGAATCTCCAATTTTCCTCTAATTGGGTCCACTTCCATAAGCATTAGTAGTTTAAATGACCCATCTAAGATATGCTAAAATCGCTTCATGAAGTGAATCATTTGCTTATGGAGCAAAGAAGTGGCCTCAGATTTAGGATGAAACACATGATAAACATGTTGCTCCCCCTTAGCCTCCACCAGCTCCACCTCCTTCACTCCTTGCCCCTTCAGGAACTCTGCATACTTCACCCCCCTCTCCTTGAGAAAATCCAGCTCCGCCACGTGAACCACCACCGCGGGGAACCGCCGCCACTCCTCGGCCGACATTCTCGCCATCTCGAAGTTGCACCCGGGATAGTCGCGGTCTGAGCCTTCCGGTATGCTCAGTCTCCAGAACAAGTCGTTTGTGCTGACGCTTTTGCCTCCTCCATCTGCTAATTCCATCTTGGTCCTTCTCTCGCTGCCAAAGTACGGATGTATCGACATCAACCCCACGATTGACACGGGGCAGGCGGCATCCTGCAGCGCCCTGATCGCCATGTGGTGAGCTATGTTTGCCCCGGCGCTGTCTCCGGACAAAAACAGGCGGGAGAGGTCGGCTCGCTCGAGCCAAGGGTCGGTGCCTTTAGAGCGGCTTAGCCACTCCAGGGAGGCGTAACAGTCTTCATAGGCAACAGGAAGGCGGTTCTCGGGCGCCAGTCGGTAGTCCACCGAGAGGACAATGCACTGGGACGCGAGACAGAAGTCCCGAGAAAATGGTGGTAGCCTAGCCATGTTGTGGAGCCAATGCAGAAGCCGCCGCCGTGGAAATAGGCTAGGACGGGGAGGCGGGCTAAGGAAGTAGGAGGAGCATTGGGGATAAAAATTCTTGCAGTTATTGGTTTGGACGGGTCGATCGTCACATCCTTTGAGAAATACCCAAGGGAAGAATCAGTCGAGGGCGGGGCGATTTCGGGCACGAAGCGCTTGACAGATCCGTCAGACAGGACTTGAAGGAAACCGGGCACTTCTTCACGAATGGACATCTTGTTGGAAACCTTTGAACTGATCCACACGGCTTAGAAGATTTGGAGCATTCAGAAGAAAAATCAGAGTGGAAGAACTTGGACGGAGGCATAGGTTGATATATAGGGCGTCATAATGGAAAAGGTTGGAGCCTGTCACATGGAACTTGCCCCTAGGATTAAACTCGATGTTTGGTAAGTCTCATGCCAGGTGTGAGTTGCTCCAGTTTCGTTCATGAAGAGCGTGAGCGATGGAGATCACGAAAAGAACATGGAATACCAGATGCAAAGAGTCAAATGGCTATTACATTATAGGCGCAATGCGAAGATGGTGACGCGACAAAAGGGGATGGAACTGTGGCATTGCTACAAAAGCTTCATATGAGAACCCGATGCAGTCTCGACAGCAACTAAATCCCTATAAAAATCGACTTTAGTTCATAAAAGGCAAAACATTCTGCAACAATTTGATCTTTCAGACACTCGTGAGAAATTCGAAGCAAGGACATGAAAAATAGCAAGGTCTTGCTCCACAGAAGAGCAAGCaatcaagaaaatgaagcaaTGAAAAGTGTTGCCAAAgatgaaacaaaaatattttgcttaAATTCCACACTAGAAGCTCAATGTTTTATTCTGCTTGTTCAAGGATAATTTTAGGACAAGAAGCACCAACTGACtctggaaaagaagaaggataaCCAACATCGACATCAGTAGACCTTTCGAGCAGGAAGAGAAAAGATACTGCATAATAAGAAGCCAAGGATCCTTCCAAATCACTAATTAGCTTGTGTGATACCAAAATGGGTGATTCTTCTAATCTTCACCCTTTTGATTATTATGCAGAGGCGGTAGCGAGAACGTGCTCACTGTTGAGCTCCTGCTCTGAATCTCCTCAAATACACGCAAAGCTGATAAAGTGAGCTTCTTGTACACGCTCTCCATGATCTCGATCCCAACGAGTTCACTGGGAACTCTAACCAGGCTATCTTTCGGATCAGCCACAGTCTCGCCGTACTTTGCCTCAAGTTTACCCTCTGGTGGTTATTCTTGAAGGGAAGTTGATTGAGTATTATGTCGCACTCCTTCACAAACTTTTTGAGCACATCTGTCCTGCAAAATGGCTGTTGCAGAACCTTCTGGATGAAAGGCAAGCAGATCAGCGCGCCACTTCGCTTGTCGTACTTCTTTATTATCTTCACTAACCCTGCGGTTTGAAACATGATCTAAGGCAAGAAAACAAGGGAAGCGCCAAAGCAGTCATCTTGAACCTTCAAGTAGGAAGTTTCTTTCAAGTGAGATGTTAAGCCGTTTTGATTTTATGAGACAGATCTACTCGATGGCTCCGTAGTTATGATTTAATCAGCATGCCTTTTGCTGCAACTAGCAGATATTATGATTTCCGAGTGGTTCCACAAAATTATGAAAGGTCACCAGCAGTGTAGTCGGCCTATCAGTACAGAAACTAATTACAATAACACTTCCCAAATTACAGTAATCCAATGCTATTCTTAGAAAAGGCTTTCACCCAAGCAAATCATCCTGAGATGGAACGTATATTCATCTCCATGCATCATCTAGACCAGATTTCCAGATAACTAAATGGACAGAAACCATGTTCCGAGTAACTATGGACTAATACTGCATGATTGCTAATTCACAAATTCTGAACTTCATGTCCGTTGCTATATGTTTCTGTGGATGTATGCACTTAAATGGAGCTTCAATGACCAGACTATTTTACACGTTGTCATAGCACAAGCTTTATCCAACAAAAATCTTTCGCCTATTAGATACCTATGCAGTTAATAGCGCTGTAATTCTGCAGCAAAATCATTTCTCCATGGAAATCCACTATTTCTCTATgcacttccatcagcttgttgTCCATGCCCTCGACCTCTGCTACCCGATCTTGCAATGCCTACACTCCAATGAGACCCATGAGGAATGAGACTGGAGTTTCAAGTTAAGAGTATCACAGTAGCAAAACCAATGGATTGCTTTTAAATTAGAAGAAAAGTAGGAAAGACACCGAACAAAGACACGCatgaaaaagttggaaaagggGGTAGTTATCACAAACAGCAGCACCGTGTTAATGGAGTTGCCGGCTTTCAGAATTCTGGTCCTTCCTAAGGCATTTTATCAGTCCAAAGCACCTTTGTTCCGTATCATATACCGAACACGAGCAAAATCTCAGTTTTGAAATAGGTTCTGTCCTCAAGAAACAGAAAGGAATTCATAGTGATGTGCAGGCCTGATTATAAAATTCCAAGATGATGTCTTCTGATATTTCCACCGTGCTATTCTATAAGCATTGAAACACAAATACCAATCAAGTTGATCGTGCGGCTCGTTATTCTGAAATTTACCATCCAGCTCAGATCCTTTCGTCTTTCTAGCTCAACCCCATGAGTAATTTGATCAAGCCCTCAATTGGTAAGGCTCTTACATGATTACCAGTAAGATGCTAGAAAACAGAaccatttcattcattcattgaTTACCAGACTAACTCAACAAGTATGAATCACACCCTCTGCCATTCACCCATTCACAGAAAACAAGCTATCGTAAATTGTTAAATCTCACTCCTGGTGCACTGGATTCCGTTGCCTCAAATCTCACCCACAGatttctaattcaaaattataaaaaatctagGAGATGAAAACCAAGCAAGAAAAGTGAGAAAGAAATTACTTACCTCCCACTTGACGATATGCCCTTCCTCTTGGTCCATGAAGAACTCATTGATCTTGTTGATCTCGCCATCCAACAGTTCCACAAATTCGACTGCCTTTTCCGCCTCCACGGAATCCAGGCGTAGGCGCTTGACCTGGCGCACGCTGCTGTCTTTCGGGTAAGTGAGCTTGAGCCACTTCTTCAAGTCCTTGTAGGACAAGAACTTGTCACGCCAATCGGGCTGTGCCTCATCGATCAGCCTCTTCAGGATCTTCCAGAACTTCATTGGTAATCGCAATGGTGTCTCACGGTCCCTCTCTGGTTTTTGAAGGAAGGGGAAAGAGACAGGGTGAAAGAGCACGGGCGAGAATATTCGAACTGGAGCCTAGTCCTTCTTCTCGGGTTTCTCGGGTGTTCCTGGGAGATATCATCGGACATATACGATTGGATTAACTTCGTTTACTTCTTCCAACATTTGGAGCTGGCGAAAACGTTGGCGTTGAAGTTCCGTTTCCGGGAAGCGAACGAACGTTGTTGTCCGTTATGCTGACGAGGTGGAAGACGAGACATGCTTGGGatcttatctcttttttttcttttctttttttttttttttatgatctagAATCTCTTATAGCTGACGGCCGGCCAAGCAAACTTGGGTGACGCTAGCGAGGAATTTGTTATAGCTGACGGCCGGCCAAGCAAACTTGGGTGACGCTAGCGGAAGACCCACCACCCAACATCACACCAAGTGCCTTTACTGGATTTCAAACCCTCACCTTTGAACAAGAATCAATGGAGCTCTTATCGAGCGAAACCATCATGGGCGGTGGTTTGGATCTTCTTcattccttccttttccttttgttcttttcctccCCCTGATTTCGTAACCTCCGACAGGAAGACAGAGTAGATATCAGCTCTCGACACAATCACCACTGGTTCCAGATCATGACTCAAACGTGGCGTGAGCctacttaaaaaaatatatgaaattttaacaTGACCTGCAACCAAAGGCGATCGAAATTCAGAAATGACACGACTCGATGCGTTTGGCCGATGCGTCGTTACACGCAGAAACATTTGGCTTGAGCGTGTATGATGAATTTTAAACGAGTCCATATGGTGAGAAATGGGGAAGCTTCAGTTTTGCTTGATTGAATCCCGAGAAACACCAGGCGAGAGCAGGGCTGATCAAGGATAGGAAGTGATTGGTACGCTTGAGTGAAACAATTTTCCATGAATTGGTTTTCTAGACTTTCACGCATTTGATTTGTCGAAAACAATCACTTGACGAAAAACTATTAacagtcaaagaaaatataaatacttAAAGTAGATTTatcaagtcataaacatttgaccaaaaaaatatgaGTGTTAAACTCATTTATAAACCCAAACTTGGTGGAATGGGTCATACaagctaggggtgagcataattcaaagataaaacctgaaattaaaaaattaggccAGTGGGAACCtattcaatttcaagtttcaaaatatGTAAAGTAGATTTCCTGttcaaaaaattgaggaatctATTATGACAAATAGATTTCATGTTCAAAAAATTGGGGAATCTATTATACCATATAGGTTTTAAGTTCTAAATAGATGGAGCttgaaacttaaaataaatttttgtaattttttagtTTGCTTTCGTGCGATCTTGCGGTATTTCATGACGTCCAATGATGAGTCTGACGAGTCTGAGCTTTCAATTTATGATTGAGACTTTGATCTTGTTCATATTTCATATTCTTAGTGCATCCAAGTGTAAATTGTAGTCAATAGATTGTAGTAGCAATTGGTGGTCATTAAAagtaataattaataatataagtgaaACCTGGGTAGAATTTGGACAGACCTTGAAGGCTCTGACGGATAGGTTTTAAGTTATGGGATTTGCATGATACGTTCCgagtttaaaaattaaaaaaaaaagaatatgctATAGTTGATAAGTTTCAGGTTCCATCTAGAGTTTATACAAAGTATAGGATTGCTCACCCCTTACATAcgtcacttcaaatttgaagaacCTAATCAT
This genomic stretch from Eucalyptus grandis isolate ANBG69807.140 chromosome 3, ASM1654582v1, whole genome shotgun sequence harbors:
- the LOC104437039 gene encoding LOW QUALITY PROTEIN: probable carboxylesterase 17 (The sequence of the model RefSeq protein was modified relative to this genomic sequence to represent the inferred CDS: inserted 1 base in 1 codon); its protein translation is MSIREEVPGFLQVLSDGSVKRFVPEIAPPSTDSSLGYFSKDVTIDPSKPITARIFIPNAPPTSLARLPVLAYFHGGGFCIGSTTWLGYHHFLXDFCLASQCIVLSVDYRLAPENRLPVAYEDCYASLEWLSRSKGTDPWLERADLSRLFLSGDSAGANIAHHMAIRALQDAACPVSIVGLMSIHPYFGSERRTKMELADGGGKSVSTNDLFWRLSIPEGSDRDYPGCNFEMARMSAEEWRRFPAVVVHVAELDFLKERGVKYAEFLKGQGVKEVELVEAKGEQHVYHVFHPKSEATSLLHKQMIHFMKRF
- the LOC120291759 gene encoding SPX domain-containing protein 1-like produces the protein MKFWKILKRLIDEAQPDWRDKFLSYKDLKKWLKLTYPKDSSVRQVKRLRLDSVEAEKAVEFVELLDGEINKINEFFMDQEEGHIVKWEALQDRVAEVEGMDNKLMEVHREIVDFHGEMILLQNYSAINCIGLVKIIKKYDKRSGALICLPFIQKVLQQPFCRTDVLKKFVKECDIILNQLPFKNNHQRIMESVYKKLTLSALRVFEEIQSRSSTVSTFSLPPLHNNQKGED